A single Schistocerca piceifrons isolate TAMUIC-IGC-003096 chromosome 6, iqSchPice1.1, whole genome shotgun sequence DNA region contains:
- the LOC124802837 gene encoding uncharacterized protein PF3D7_1120000-like, with protein sequence MRARVRVRAGARARVRSGARARVRARVRVRAGARDECVRERVRGCVRECVRQRVRECGCVRERVRDCVRERVRECVRECECVLERVRECVRECECVRERVRECVRERVRGCRVRECVRECECVRERVRERVRERVRECVRECECVRERVRECVRERVRECVRECECVRQRVRECVRECECVRERVRECVRERVRECVRECECVRERCVRQRVRECGCVRERVRDCVRERVRECVRECECVLERVRECVRECECVRERVREYVRERVHECVRECVRERRVRECECVRERVRECAGERVRECVRECECVRERVRECVRERVRECVRECVWERVRECEFVRERVRECVPERVRECVRECECVRQRVRECECVRERVREFVRERVRECVRECECVRERVRERVRECVRECGCVRERVPECVRERVRECVRECVRDCECVRERVRERVRECVRECVRQRVRECECVR encoded by the exons AtgcgtgcgcgagtgcgagtgcgtgcgggagcgcgtgcgcgagtgcgttcgggagcgcgtgcgcgagtgcgcgcgcgagtgcgagtgcgtgcgggagcgcgtgacgagtgcgtgcgggagcgcgtgcgcgggtgcgtgcgcgagtgcgtgcgccagcgcgtgcgcgagtgcgggTGCGTGCGTGAGCGCGTGCGCGattgcgtgcgggagcgcgtgcgcgagtgcgtgcgcgagtgcgagtgCGTGCTGGAGCgagtgcgcgagtgcgtgcgcgaatgcgagtgcgtgcgggagcgcgtgcgcgagtgcgtgcgggagcgcgtgcgcgggtgc cgcgtgcgcgagtgcgtgcgcgagtgcgagtgcgtgcgggagcgcgtgcgcgagcgcgttcgggagcgcgtgcgcgagtgcgtgcgcgagtgcgagtgcgtgcgggagcgcgtgcgcgagtgcgtgcgggagcgcgtgcgcgagtgcgtgcgcgaatGCGAGTGCGTGCGCCAGCGCGTGCGCGAAtgcgtgcgcgagtgcgagtgcgtgcgggagcgcgtgcgcgagtgcgttcgggagcgcgtgcgcgagtgcgtgcgcgagtgcgagtgcgtgcgggagcgc tgcgtgcgccagcgcgtgcgcgagtgcgggTGCGTGCGTGAGCGCGTGCGCGattgcgtgcgggagcgcgtgcgcgagtgcgtgcgcgagtgcgagtgCGTGCTGGAGCgagtgcgcgagtgcgtgcgcgaatgcgagtgcgtgcgggagcgcgtgcgcgagtacGTTCGGGAGCGCGTGCAcgagtgcgtgcgcgagtgcgtgcgggagcgc CGCGTGCGTgagtgcgagtgcgtgcgggagcgcgtgcgcgagtgcgcgggggagcgcgtgcgcgagtgcgtgcgcgagtgcgagtgcgtgcgggagcgcgtgcgcgagtgcgtgcgggagcgcgtgcgcgagtgcgtgcgcgagtgcgtgtgggagcgcgtgcgcgagtgcgagttcgtgcgggagcgcgtgcgcgagtgcgtgccggagcgcgtgcgcgagtgcgtgcgcgaatGCGAGTGCGTGCgccagcgcgtgcgcgagtgcgagtgcgtgcgggagcgcgtgcgcgagtttgttcgggagcgcgtgcgcgagtgcgtgcgcgagtgcgagtgcgtgcgggagcgcgtccgggagcgcgtgcgcgagtgcgtgcgcgagtgcgggtgcgtgcgggagcgcgtgcccgagtgcgtgcgggagcgcgtgcgcgagtgcgtgcgcgagtgcgtgcgcgactgcgagtgcgtgcgggagcgcgtgcgggagcgcgtgcgcgagtgcgtgcgcgagtgcgtgcgccagcgcgtgcgcgagtgcgagtgCGTGCGGTAG
- the LOC124802839 gene encoding golgin subfamily A member 6-like protein 22, with the protein MRERVRERVRECVRECQCVRERVRECVRERVRECVRECECVRERVRECVRERVRECMRECECVLERVRECVRERVRECVRECECVRERVRECVRERVRECVRECECVRERVRECVRERVRECVRKCVRERVRECVRECECVRERVRECVRECECVRERVRECVRERVRECVCECMQERVRECVRQCECVRERVRECVRECECVRERVRECVRERVRECMRECECVLERVRECVRERVRECVRECECVRERVRECVRERVRECVRECECVRERVRECVRERMRECVRKCVRERVRECVRECECVRERVRECVRECECVRERVRECVRERVRECVRKCVRERVRECVRECECVRERVRERVRERVRECVRECECVRERVRECVRECECVRQRVRECECVRERVGEFVRERVRECVRECECVRERVRERVRECECVRERVPECVRERVRECVRECVRDCECVRERVRERVRECVRECVRQRVRECECRVRECVRECECVRERVRERVRERVRECVRECECVRERVRECVRERVRECVRECECVRQRVRECVRECECVRERCVRQRVRECGCVRERVRDCVRERVRECVRECECVLERVRECVRECECVRERVREYVRERVHECVRECVRERVRECVRECECVRQRVRECVRECECVRERCVRQRVRECGCVRERVRDCVRERVRECVRECECVLERVRECVRECECVRERVREYVRERVHECVRECVRERVRECVR; encoded by the exons atGCGCGAGCGCgttcgggagcgcgtgcgcgagtgcgtgcgcgagtgccagtgcgtgcgggagcgcgtgcgcgagtgcgtgcgggagcgcgtgcgcgagtgcgtgcgcgagtgcgagtgcgttcgggagcgcgtgcgcgagtgcgtgcgggagcgcgtgcgcgagtgcatgcgcgagtgcgagtgcgtgctggagcgcgtgcgcgagtgcgtgcgggagcgcgtgcgcgagtgcgtgcgcgaatgcgagtgcgtgcgggagcgcgtgcgcgagtgcgtgagggagcgcgtgcgcgagtgcgtgcgcgaatgcgagtgcgtgcgggagcgcgtgcgcgagtgcgttcgggagcgcgtgcgcgagtgcgtgcgcaaGTGCGtacgggagcgcgtgcgcgagtgcgtgcgcgagtgcgagtgcgtgcgggagcgcgttcgcgagtgcgtgcgcgaatgcgagtgcgtgcgggagcgcgtgcgcgagtgcgttcgggagcgcgtgcgcgagtgcgtgtgcgagtgtatgcaggagcgcgtgcgcgagtgcgtgcgccaatgcgagtgcgtgcgggagcgcgtgcgcgagtgcgtgcgcgagtgcgagtgcgttcgggagcgcgtgcgcgagtgcgtgcgggagcgcgtgcgcgagtgcatgcgcgagtgcgagtgcgtgctggagcgcgtgcgcgagtgcgtgcgggagcgcgtgcgcgagtgcgtgcgcgaatgcgagtgcgtgcgggagcgcgtgcgcgagtgcgtgagggagcgcgtgcgcgagtgcgtgcgcgaatgcgagtgcgtgcgggagcgcgtgcgcgagtgcgttcgGGAGCGCATGCGCGAGTGCGTGCGCAAGTGCGtacgggagcgcgtgcgcgagtgcgtgcgcgagtgcgagtgcgtgcgggagcgcgtgcgcgagtgcgtgcgcgaatgcgagtgcgtgcgggagcgcgtgcgcgagtgcgttcgggagcgcgtgcgcgagtgcgtgcgcaaGTGCGtacgggagcgcgtgcgcgagtgcgtgcgcgagtgcgagtgcgtgcgggagcgcgtgcgcgagcgcgttcgggagcgcgtgcgcgagtgcgtgcgcgagtgcgagtgcgtgcgggagcgcgtgcgcgagtgcgtgcgcgaatGCGAGTGCGTGCgccagcgcgtgcgcgagtgcgagtgcgtgcgggagcgcgtgggCGAGTTTgttcgggagcgcgtgcgcgagtgcgtgcgcgagtgcgagtgcgtgcgggagcgcgtccgggagcgcgtgcgcgagtgcgagtgcgtgcgggagcgcgtgcccgagtgcgtgcgggagcgcgtgcgcgagtgcgtgcgcgagtgcgtgcgcgactgcgagtgcgtgcgggagcgcgtgcgggagcgcgtgcgcgagtgcgtgcgcgagtgcgtgcgccagcgcgtgcgcgagtgcgagtgC cgcgtgcgcgagtgcgtgcgcgagtgcgagtgcgtgcgggagcgcgtgcgcgagcgcgttcgggagcgcgtgcgcgagtgcgtgcgcgagtgcgagtgcgtgcgggagcgcgtgcgcgagtgcgtgcgggagcgcgtgcgcgagtgcgtgcgcgaatGCGAGTGCGTGCGCCAGCGCGTGCGCGAAtgcgtgcgcgagtgcgagtgcgtgcgggagcgc tgcgtgcgccagcgcgtgcgcgagtgcgggTGCGTGCGTGAGCGCGTGCGCGattgcgtgcgggagcgcgtgcgcgagtgcgtgcgcgagtgcgagtgCGTGCTGGAGCgagtgcgcgagtgcgtgcgcgaatgcgagtgcgtgcgggagcgcgtgcgcgagtacGTTCGGGAGCGCGTGCAcgagtgcgtgcgcgagtgcgtgcgggagcgcgtgcgcgagtgcgtgcgcgaatGCGAGTGCGTGCGCCAGCGCGTGCGCGAAtgcgtgcgcgagtgcgagtgcgtgcgggagcgc tgcgtgcgccagcgcgtgcgcgagtgcgggTGCGTGCGTGAGCGCGTGCGCGattgcgtgcgggagcgcgtgcgcgagtgcgtgcgcgagtgcgagtgCGTGCTGGAGCgagtgcgcgagtgcgtgcgcgaatgcgagtgcgtgcgggagcgcgtgcgcgagtacGTTCGGGAGCGCGTGCAcgagtgcgtgcgcgagtgcgtgcgggagcgcgtgcgcgagtgcgtgcgctaA